AGCGGGGGACACGAATAAACTGAGCCCCGCGATTCCTGAAAACAACAGGTAAAAAATTTTCACATGGCCCTCACTTGGCACAAAAGATAAGATTCAACCCGAATTCAGAGTTGAAGAGAGGGGGGGGATTTTAACAGAATGAGACTTTCGCAACAACGTTATTGCTCCGGAAATCTCCGGCTTTTCCCGAGGGCATTTGAGTATTTGTTCGCCGACAAATTGACATCCTCACTTGATCTATTTAAAGTCACCGAAGAATAGACATTTAACTCCCTTAAATGGAGGAGATAACAATGACAACATTGGCCTACGACGACAACCTTGAGAAAATGGCGATAGAGCTGGATTTTGGCGGAGTAAAGGGGCTGATCAAGGATGTGCTGGCGACTCAAATTCTTTCCCGGATTTCCGGATTTAGCGAAGAAGTTGAAGGGTTTGAAAGCAAGTACGGCAAAGACTACCTGACGATTAATAATGAATTTGCCAAGGTTGATGAGAACTTCAAGGTATTCGATGATCTCATGGCATGGCGATTTGCTCAGGAAGGGAGGGAATACTGGCAGGGACGGCTGCTAGAGCTTGACCATGTTTTATAACACCGTCCGCGAATTCTCCGACATTGTTGCCGGTTACAAAGTCACAGATTTTCGCCGTTATGGTTCGGCCATGTCGTTCGTGGCTCACGTCGAATTCATTGACGGATAGATCCTCTTTATCAAGGACTACCTCTTTATTGACGGCAAGAGAAAGTATTCCTATCACTGGCAGGATAAATCCGGCACTCTCCTGTCCCGTTGGGACAACGCTCCACATCACAGCGAAGTCATATCCTTCCCCCATCACCGACACCTGGAAAACAGCGACGTAAAGGCATCAACCGAAAGAAATTTGCCAGAGATTTTCCTTGTCATCCGTGCAGAGTTAACCCGCAACATTTAATCTCAGATCATTATTCCAGGATCTTCCTGCATGCGATCTGACAAGCGGCGCGCAGATGAACGGATGCGTGGTTTACATGCCATAAGAAAGGAATCTACGCCAGAAGATCCATCATCTTGTTAACTTCGAAGCCCAGCGGGATCGAAGATTTTCGCCTTTGAACAATCCGCAGTGATCAGATCGAATCAGCGGCAAAAAAGGTCTAGATTGATCTACAAATAAGAGTGTGAATGTTGGGACGCTACCCGTCGATTGATTGAGTACATGTGGGGGGTGCAAATGTATGATTTTCACACCAAGGCTCTCGATCGGACCTTTGATGAAATCCTCTTTCTCACCAATATCCGCAAGAAACCCGAGGCAAAGTCCATCTTGGAATCGGAGATGCCCAACGACGATAATCACCGCAATCTTGTTTCTGCGCAACCCGTGATTGCCGCACCGGCGCCGGGAGAAGTGGTCAAAGCCGAAACCGAACTCAGTATTGCTCAACTCTTTGCGCAGCGCAGCGCTATGGCCGGGAAAGTGGTGAGTGTGCGGGGGAAAGTGTTGAAGGTGAGCAATAACATCCTGGGAAAAACCTGGGTGACTCTGTCGGACGGCAGCGGAGTGGCCCCGGACAATGTTCTGCGCGTCACCACCTTGCAGGAAGTCGAGATCGGCGCCACCCTGGCGGCAACAGGAACGGTCAAGACCGATATTGATCTCGGCATGGGTTACGCTTATAAGGTGGTTTTGGAAGATGCAACCTTTAGCCGTTAATCTCGACGGGCAGGGCTAGATATTGACGCCATTTGCATGAATCTGCGAGGGTACGCCGAGTAACGGTCGTTCCGGCAGCCTGCACGCCCCGACCAACGGCTCCATTCTCCGCATTTCGTGAGGTACTTTATAACTATGCGCGTCCTTTCCGGCATTCAACCCTCCGGCTCCCTTCATCTTGCTAACTACTTCGGCATAATAAAATCCATGGTGACAGGATTGCAACTTGGGAGGTTGAGTTTCAGTCGGTTACAATTTGTAACCGACTGACTACCTTCTTTGCCCAGCCGATTTTTCAGCACTTTCCAGTAATTTCTGGCAGCCTGATAATCAGGCTGTTGGGTCAGCACTTGAATGATGTCTACGACTGAAAACCACCAGATTTCAGTCTCTTCGTCATAAACACGGCGGATGGTGTGATCCTCAAAAAATACGGGTTTGATTTTCATGCGATGGCCTCTTCGATTGCTTTTTCGGGCAGGGCGGTGAGTTCACCTGCGAAGGCTTTTTGCAGGATGGATTGCTTGAGTTCGGCGATGGCTTCGAGTTTTTGATGGCCGATGGCTTCGAGGCGCATGAACCGAAGTCGGGGGCATTCCTTATGACGATTGTTTTCTAAATAAGTGTTATGTTCTCCGAAGTGACTTGTTTCTCCTATAATGATAGCGCCGATTTTGACCTAAAAAATCGAGCTATAGGCCGATTTTGTCAGGAAATTCAGTCCTATTTTTCAATATTTTCAGATGGTTAAGTTGGTCCGACCCCATGCCCCAATTGAAGCAAAAACAGCACCTTCAGTACCGCTAATTTCATCCTGCTTCGACAACAAAAAATAGAAAAGAAAGTCCCTATCCAAGTGTTTGTTGCTACGGATTGCCGCTAAACCACGGCCAATGCAGATTTTCTGAGTCGCAAAGTTAACTGGGCCAACTGGTGCTCTTACAGACATCAGCACATCGCCTTCCAAGGCGACCTTTGTAATTTGACTCGTCCATGTTGTTGGTGCACCGATGAATCTTTCGTTGAACTCTTTCTTTCCTTGATAGAACGGCAAGCCATCACCGGAAGAGTTGTAGAACGAACCTTCTGGAGACTGTCCAGCGATCACTTCGGCCACTTCACCCAGCTTCTTAACTTCCCACCCCGCCTTCATCCCTTCCTCCGCTCATCCAACCGCTGCTGATCCCGCGCCTGCAGCCGCGCTTTCGTCATCCGCTCGCGCAGACCGCCATCTTTGAGAAAATCTTTCTCTAAGCGCTTGAGCTGCTGATCGAGCAGATAGTTGGCCTGATGAACCAGACAAATCGCAATATTCGCCACCACTTCGGCCGGGCGGGTATCGACAAAAGTCCTATAAGTCTCATAACTCACATCATTCCCATGACCAAGCTTGCGCACATACAAAGCCTCTTTGGAATCTTTATCCCAAATCGGAAAGTCGCGGACCTTGAGAAAATCCCGGTAATCCTCCAGCAGCTCTTCGAGACTGGCCCGCGCCACATTGGTCAGCTTGATCTCCATCTCTTTCGAGGTCGGCGCCGCCTTGCTCCCCTCGACGATATTCTGCTTGCCGGAACGGGCCGCCTGCACCATCTGATCGACGGTGCGGTCGCCCTTTTTGAGAAAACTCTGGCAAAAGCGGTAGGTGATCTGGTAGACGATCTCGGATTTTTGGTATGAGAGCAGGGTCTGGTAGTCCCCTCGAGGAATTAAAATCGAAGACTGGGAGTTATGGGAATTATGGGAATCATGTGAGGGCGTTGTTGCTTTCCCATAACTCTCATGCTTCCTATGATTCCCATCGCTACTATCAATCACAACAACCCCCGAATCTTCGCCAGCACCAGCGCACTCTCGGCATCCAAAGCCGCTATCTCATCCATAATCTCCTGCGGAGAGCGGTGCACCACAACCTCACCGCCATCGGGATTCTTCACCGACAGGTCATAGGTCGCCGGATCGATCCCGCCAACATCCACACTCCAGCTCTTCGGCGAATCGGTAAAACTTTTCTGCAATTCGATGAACTCAGCCAAATCCACATCATTCAGCGGATTGGTCTTACCCATATTGCGGCCAACATCCAGCGAGTAGTACCAGACCTTGCGCGTCGGTGCGCCCTTCTCGAAGAAGAGGACCACGGTCTTGACGCCCGCACCCTGGAAGGTGCCGCCGGGGCAGTCGAGGATCGTGTGCAGGTTGCAACTCTCCAGCAGCAACTTGCGCAGAGAAACCGAAGCATTATCGGTATTGGAGAGGAAGGTATTCTTGATGACGACGCCCGCACGGCCACCGGCTCTAAGCATCTTGATGAAATGCTGAAGAAAGAGAAAGGCGGTCTCGCCGGTGCGGATCGGGAAGTTCTGCTGTACCTCTTTGCGCTCTTTGCCGCCAAAGGGGGGATTAGCGAGGATGATGTCGAAGCGATCCTTCTCCTGCACGTCGGCGAGGTTCTCGGCAAGGGTGTTGGTATGAAAATCTATGGTGCCAGGATTGAAAATCTATGGTGCCAGGATTGCAACTTAGGAAGTTGGGATTTCCAGTAAATTTTATCCACCCCAAAACGGGTCAGACTTATTTTACGACTATCTCCCACACAGACATCACAAACAC
This Desulfuromonadaceae bacterium DNA region includes the following protein-coding sequences:
- a CDS encoding restriction endonuclease subunit S, with product MKAGWEVKKLGEVAEVIAGQSPEGSFYNSSGDGLPFYQGKKEFNERFIGAPTTWTSQITKVALEGDVLMSVRAPVGPVNFATQKICIGRGLAAIRSNKHLDRDFLFYFLLSKQDEISGTEGAVFASIGAWGRTNLTI
- a CDS encoding four helix bundle suffix domain-containing protein produces the protein MIDSSDGNHRKHESYGKATTPSHDSHNSHNSQSSILIPRGDYQTLLSYQKSEIVYQITYRFCQSFLKKGDRTVDQMVQAARSGKQNIVEGSKAAPTSKEMEIKLTNVARASLEELLEDYRDFLKVRDFPIWDKDSKEALYVRKLGHGNDVSYETYRTFVDTRPAEVVANIAICLVHQANYLLDQQLKRLEKDFLKDGGLRERMTKARLQARDQQRLDERRKG